Genomic DNA from Corylus avellana chromosome ca4, CavTom2PMs-1.0:
AAAACTAGGGCCTTGCTTTAAGCATTTTTATTGTAGTAGGGAGTGATCGATGTACcaaaaagttttgatttttttttttttattaataaaaagtgatttttgtagtaattttttatttaaataataataaaaagtgattaatgtgatataaaaaataaaattgatttttttgaagaatagtTTACGGCTTGTGAAGTTTTTTGCCAAACAAGGTGCCTTTGTGCTCATCAATAGACAATAGGGTTTAGCCTATAAAGCATTGAAGGGAACTTGTAAATCGAGTGTTTTCattatttatgttaattttttttagaaaagctAATTATAGAGAGCCATTATGAAAACACTCTAAAAAGTACAAAAAGCAGACATTCCAAACTTCAGATCACAATATATGCTGATAACCATACAATTCACTAGAATAAATCATGGACCACAAAATATAGGCATCCCAACACCCAAATTAAGTCCCatattaagattaaaaaatggAATAACATGAACACCATGATAAAAGATGAGGTTTACCAATAAAACTGACTATCAATAGTCTTGtcagaaatatataaaaactcaAGCCGTGCTCTTAAACTCTGAATTCGTTGCAAGACAGGACAAcaatccaaaaataaaactggaacaaattcatcaacaaaatttgaaaaaccctTGTAATATTACGCTTAAGAGGCACTCTCCTTTTTCAGTTTAGCTAGTTCTTGCCTTACCAGTCCAGCTTTCtgcaaaaatatatttaacagaTCCATCAGAATTGAGACTTCAAAAAAGGCTAATGGCTTCAAAGCCAAAACGAATGGCAAACAAATAATTGTAATCAGCCAAAATCAGAAATATCGATAAAGGCTTAAAGCAAAATACTTATGTGAAGAGTTGCTAAAGAAACGCATTTATAAAGGCATATATTATAACCAACCTTGATCTTTGCCAACATAAGTTTGAACCTATCGAAGTCGGTGAGATTTGCCCTTCTCTTCTGAACAATGAGTTTTCTACCCCAGGAACTGTTCTCCCACTTATTCTTAACATCTGCCAAGACagaaaaacaaggaaatcaTTGAATATAAAAATGAGAATCATAATTTTCCACAACTAATTGTACCTACCAGCTTTCTCCATAGCATCAAGCAATTCCTTCTTCTTAGGAACTCTCTTAATGTCAATTTTAATGTCAGTAAGAGAAAGCCTCTTGAAATTCATCTT
This window encodes:
- the LOC132177697 gene encoding large ribosomal subunit protein eL14y: MPCKRYVEIGRVGLINYGEDYGKLVVIVDVIDQNLALVDAPDMERSKMNFKRLSLTDIKIDIKRVPKKKELLDAMEKADVKNKWENSSWGRKLIVQKRRANLTDFDRFKLMLAKIKKAGLVRQELAKLKKESAS